The proteins below are encoded in one region of Bacillus alveayuensis:
- a CDS encoding cytochrome c biogenesis protein (product_source=KO:K07399; cog=COG1333; ko=KO:K07399; pfam=PF05140; superfamily=49265; transmembrane_helix_parts=Inside_1_63,TMhelix_64_86,Outside_87_121,TMhelix_122_144,Inside_145_215,TMhelix_216_238,Outside_239_469,TMhelix_470_492,Inside_493_544) yields the protein MKEIKCECGHVNPHGTVLCENCGRTISTEGNKIEKQLLDMRYDGSARRSLTYNKTVIDKIWNFFSSVKVGVSLIVITLFASAIGTIFPQELYIPPNVLPEDFYREQYGIFGQFYYTLGFHQLYGSWWYMILIASIGVSLVICSLDRVIPLYRALKKQGVSRHVSFLKRQRLYSETEISNIEDALDVIKKRLKEKRYKIREEQGNLLAEKNRFSRWGPYVNHIGLIIFLIGVMLRYIPGMYVDEVLWLREGETREIPGTNGMYYLENHQFIFETYQAEKEKDVFQEAITRAGDGVVAKNYQSNVTLYKKKEDTLPGEEAELEKVKDFNIRVNEPLKFDSYAIYQVDYKLNELNQMMFNLIDKETEKNYGQITIDLLNPKKSYDLGNGYKVEVASYLPDFYFDSEGNPSTKTRVPNNPAFVFRMITPDRPEGETSFVAIRQTIEPNGDNKYKMKFAGVKTVNVTGLTIRKDLTLWTIGIGGVIFMIGVIQGSYWHHRRIWIKNDGSILHLAGHTNKNWFGLKKELKMIIEGTGIKEPIDQKQLKES from the coding sequence ATGAAGGAAATTAAATGTGAATGTGGCCATGTAAACCCCCATGGCACAGTGTTATGCGAAAATTGTGGCCGCACAATCAGTACAGAAGGTAACAAAATAGAAAAACAGCTTCTTGATATGAGATATGATGGAAGTGCTCGGAGATCGCTGACCTATAACAAAACGGTTATTGATAAAATATGGAACTTTTTCTCATCTGTCAAAGTTGGCGTTTCCTTAATTGTCATCACGTTATTTGCTTCAGCCATTGGAACCATCTTTCCGCAAGAGTTGTACATTCCACCGAATGTATTGCCAGAAGACTTTTATCGTGAACAATATGGGATATTCGGTCAATTTTATTATACGTTAGGATTTCATCAATTGTATGGGTCTTGGTGGTACATGATTTTAATCGCTTCCATTGGGGTTTCCCTCGTCATTTGCAGTTTAGACAGAGTTATACCTCTTTATCGAGCACTAAAAAAACAAGGTGTATCGAGACATGTTTCTTTTTTGAAACGACAACGATTATATAGTGAAACGGAAATATCGAACATAGAAGATGCTTTAGATGTAATAAAGAAAAGGCTAAAAGAAAAGCGTTATAAAATACGTGAGGAACAAGGAAATCTTTTGGCTGAGAAAAACCGGTTTTCCCGGTGGGGGCCATATGTCAATCATATAGGCTTAATTATCTTTTTAATCGGTGTCATGCTTCGCTATATACCTGGTATGTATGTTGATGAAGTATTGTGGCTACGGGAAGGGGAAACCCGTGAAATTCCTGGTACAAATGGCATGTATTATTTAGAAAATCATCAATTTATTTTTGAAACATATCAAGCAGAAAAAGAGAAAGATGTCTTCCAGGAAGCGATTACAAGAGCTGGCGATGGAGTGGTTGCCAAAAATTATCAATCAAATGTGACTCTTTATAAGAAAAAAGAAGATACACTTCCTGGTGAGGAAGCAGAACTGGAAAAAGTAAAAGATTTTAATATTCGTGTAAACGAACCATTAAAATTTGACTCATATGCGATATATCAAGTGGATTATAAATTAAATGAATTAAATCAAATGATGTTTAACTTAATCGATAAAGAAACGGAAAAGAACTATGGACAAATTACGATTGACTTGTTGAATCCAAAGAAATCGTATGATTTAGGAAACGGATATAAAGTTGAGGTTGCTAGCTATTTGCCGGATTTTTATTTTGATAGTGAAGGGAATCCTTCTACGAAAACGAGAGTACCAAACAACCCTGCCTTTGTTTTTAGGATGATTACACCTGATCGGCCTGAAGGAGAGACAAGCTTTGTTGCCATTCGGCAAACGATTGAACCAAATGGAGATAATAAATATAAAATGAAATTTGCTGGAGTTAAAACAGTCAACGTAACGGGTCTTACGATTCGTAAAGACTTGACGCTGTGGACAATAGGGATCGGTGGGGTGATCTTTATGATTGGGGTTATACAAGGATCATATTGGCATCATCGACGCATTTGGATAAAAAATGATGGATCGATACTACATTTAGCTGGTCATACGAACAAAAACTGGTTCGGGTTAAAGAAAGAGTTGAAAATGATCATTGAAGGAACAGGGATAAAGGAGCCGATTGACCAAAAACAATTAAAGGAATCCTAA
- a CDS encoding cytochrome c-type biogenesis protein CcsB (product_source=TIGR03144; cog=COG0755; pfam=PF01578; tigrfam=TIGR03144; transmembrane_helix_parts=Outside_1_9,TMhelix_10_27,Inside_28_39,TMhelix_40_59,Outside_60_73,TMhelix_74_93,Inside_94_99,TMhelix_100_119,Outside_120_138,TMhelix_139_161,Inside_162_173,TMhelix_174_196,Outside_197_254,TMhelix_255_274,Inside_275_301,TMhelix_302_321,Outside_322_335,TMhelix_336_353,Inside_354_364,TMhelix_365_387,Outside_388_391): MAELSSNLLYGAFLLYLIGTFFFGGAIRDKQKQYNSKNKWALIAYVLTIIGFLMQLGYFITRWIAAGHAPVSNLFEFITFFGMMLVGAFIIIYKIYQTAALGLFTLPISLLLIAYASMFPTEISPLIPALQSDWLKIHVTTAAAGQAILAISFVAGVLYLVKVVDQTKPSKKTFWLEVVMFVLVTTVAFIIVTTTFRAMDYEAVYKWIDKNNIESEMVFYMPSLIGPNEGELLTEGKMEAFIEVPAIISARKLNTVIWSTIVGIILYGIIRLILRKRIAQSLQPFVKNLNLDIVDEIGYRSVLIGFPVFTLGALIFAMIWAQIAWTRFWGWDPKEVWALITWLFYAAYLHLRLSKGWHGEKSAWLSVIGFAIIMFNLIFVNLVIAGLHSYA; this comes from the coding sequence GTGGCAGAGCTTAGTAGTAACTTATTATATGGGGCTTTTCTTTTATATTTAATTGGAACCTTTTTCTTTGGTGGCGCCATTCGTGACAAACAAAAACAATATAATAGCAAAAATAAATGGGCATTGATTGCATACGTTTTAACTATTATCGGTTTTCTCATGCAGCTTGGCTACTTTATTACACGTTGGATTGCAGCAGGTCATGCTCCTGTTAGCAATTTGTTTGAATTTATAACTTTTTTTGGCATGATGCTCGTAGGAGCGTTTATAATTATCTATAAGATATATCAAACCGCAGCATTGGGATTGTTTACTCTACCTATTTCTTTATTACTTATTGCTTATGCAAGCATGTTTCCAACAGAAATTAGTCCGCTCATTCCAGCTTTGCAAAGCGATTGGCTAAAAATTCATGTGACAACAGCAGCAGCAGGTCAAGCCATTTTAGCCATAAGCTTTGTTGCTGGTGTATTATATTTAGTAAAGGTAGTCGATCAAACAAAACCGAGCAAAAAAACTTTTTGGTTAGAAGTGGTCATGTTTGTTTTAGTAACAACGGTTGCCTTTATTATTGTAACAACAACATTTCGCGCTATGGATTATGAAGCTGTTTATAAATGGATCGATAAAAACAATATCGAGTCAGAAATGGTGTTTTATATGCCTTCTCTCATTGGCCCAAATGAAGGGGAGCTATTAACAGAGGGAAAAATGGAAGCATTCATTGAAGTACCTGCCATTATTTCAGCTAGAAAGCTAAATACAGTTATTTGGTCAACGATCGTTGGAATCATTCTATATGGAATCATTCGTCTTATTTTGCGAAAAAGAATAGCACAATCACTACAGCCATTTGTTAAAAATCTGAATTTAGATATTGTGGATGAAATTGGTTATCGATCAGTATTGATTGGATTTCCTGTTTTTACATTAGGTGCATTAATTTTTGCAATGATTTGGGCACAGATTGCCTGGACTCGTTTTTGGGGGTGGGATCCGAAAGAAGTATGGGCTCTTATTACATGGCTATTTTATGCAGCCTATCTTCATTTAAGGCTTTCAAAAGGATGGCATGGAGAAAAATCTGCATGGCTTTCGGTGATAGGTTTTGCCATTATCATGTTTAACCTTATTTTCGTAAACCTTGTTATTGCTGGATTACATTCGTATGCATAA
- a CDS encoding two-component system response regulator ResD (product_source=KO:K07775; cath_funfam=1.10.10.10,3.40.50.2300; cog=COG0745; ko=KO:K07775; pfam=PF00072,PF00486; smart=SM00448; superfamily=52172): protein MEENSKITILVVDDEERIRRLLKMYLEREEYNIEEAENGDEALEMALNKDYDLVILDIMMPGIDGVEVCKQLREKKATPVIMLTAKGEEANRVQGLEAGADDYIVKPFSPREVVLRVKAILRRSSQTSYLKTDTTAKNIIVFPHLTIDDDAHRVTADGKEVNLTPKEYELLYFLARTPDKVYDREKLLKEVWHYEFFGDLRTVDTHVKRLREKLNKVSPEAAKMIVTVWGVGYKFEVVDE from the coding sequence ATGGAAGAAAATAGTAAAATTACTATTTTAGTTGTAGATGATGAAGAACGAATTCGCCGTTTATTGAAAATGTATTTAGAAAGAGAAGAATACAATATTGAAGAAGCAGAAAATGGTGATGAAGCACTTGAAATGGCATTAAATAAAGACTATGATTTAGTTATTTTAGACATTATGATGCCTGGAATTGATGGGGTAGAAGTATGCAAGCAGCTTCGCGAAAAAAAGGCAACACCAGTCATTATGCTTACGGCTAAAGGGGAAGAAGCCAATCGTGTTCAAGGATTAGAAGCAGGTGCAGACGATTATATTGTCAAGCCATTTAGCCCTCGGGAAGTCGTCTTACGTGTAAAAGCGATCTTAAGAAGGTCTTCGCAAACTAGCTATTTAAAGACAGACACGACAGCAAAAAACATTATCGTGTTCCCGCACTTAACAATTGACGATGATGCACATAGAGTAACAGCAGATGGAAAAGAAGTAAATTTAACACCGAAAGAATATGAACTATTATATTTTTTAGCGAGAACACCTGATAAAGTTTATGATCGCGAAAAGCTATTAAAAGAAGTATGGCATTATGAATTTTTTGGTGATTTACGAACAGTTGATACACATGTCAAACGGTTGCGTGAAAAATTAAATAAAGTATCTCCAGAAGCAGCGAAAATGATTGTCACCGTTTGGGGTGTAGGCTATAAATTCGAGGTTGTTGACGAATGA
- a CDS encoding two-component system sensor histidine kinase ResE (product_source=KO:K07651; cath_funfam=1.10.287.130,3.30.450.20,3.30.565.10; cog=COG5002; ko=KO:K07651; pfam=PF00512,PF00672,PF00989,PF02518; smart=SM00304,SM00387,SM00388; superfamily=55785,55874; transmembrane_helix_parts=Outside_1_10,TMhelix_11_33,Inside_34_176,TMhelix_177_196,Outside_197_593), with translation MRIWRSVVGKLWLTILLLVSFVLFILTLLLMEFMANYHIDDAKKELTTLANKIAVILENHNDERIAHSITADLSDDQTTILIVEDEKHYWESSKKGSLVPKFSVSDIFEDEKLSDAFYNHEEISLVKSHPLNTPDENNEQEMIIVGIPYKADGKYGSVFVTRSLLAINQTIKQTTKYILLAAGIAIVLTTVFAFFLSTRITYPLRKMREVAMELAKGKFHTKVPKLTHDEIGELAVAFNQMGKQVQFHINALRQEKEQLSNILSSMADGVITLNIDGTILVTNPPAERFLQAWYYDQGMNVEKGEELPPMVRELFQQVVSTQREQVIEIQLQGRTWVVIMSPLNNHSSVRGAVVVLRDMTEERRLDKLRKDFIANVSHELRTPISMLQGYSEAILDDIATSDEERKEIVQVIYDESLRMGRLVNDLLDLARMEAGHISLGVESIELHPFIEKVMRKFQKPAKEKNVELHTEWLNEVKEAVFDPDRIEQVLTNLIDNAIRHTNAGGFVKLSIQKAKNGLKLDVQDSGSGISEEDLPFVFERFYKADKARTRGRSGTGLGLAIAKHIVDAHNGSIRVHSKVNEGTTFSIYLPQKS, from the coding sequence ATGAGAATATGGAGAAGCGTTGTAGGGAAGCTATGGCTCACCATATTGCTTCTCGTTTCTTTTGTATTGTTTATTTTAACCCTATTATTAATGGAATTTATGGCAAACTATCATATCGATGATGCTAAAAAAGAGCTGACAACGTTAGCGAATAAGATTGCGGTAATATTAGAAAACCACAATGATGAACGAATAGCCCATTCCATTACAGCTGATCTATCTGATGATCAAACAACAATATTAATTGTTGAAGATGAAAAACATTATTGGGAATCTTCAAAAAAAGGTTCACTCGTACCTAAATTTTCAGTTTCTGATATTTTTGAAGATGAAAAGCTATCTGATGCATTTTACAATCATGAAGAAATTAGTTTAGTGAAAAGCCATCCATTAAATACGCCAGATGAAAACAATGAACAAGAAATGATTATTGTTGGAATCCCATACAAAGCGGATGGAAAGTATGGCTCTGTTTTTGTCACACGATCCCTTTTAGCGATCAATCAAACGATCAAACAAACAACGAAATACATTTTGCTAGCTGCAGGAATTGCCATTGTTTTAACAACTGTTTTTGCTTTCTTCTTATCAACTCGAATTACGTATCCACTGCGGAAAATGCGTGAAGTGGCGATGGAACTTGCAAAAGGAAAATTTCATACGAAAGTGCCAAAGCTGACTCATGATGAAATTGGAGAATTAGCGGTTGCATTTAACCAAATGGGAAAGCAGGTGCAATTTCATATTAATGCACTGCGCCAAGAAAAAGAGCAATTGTCAAATATTTTAAGCAGTATGGCAGATGGTGTGATCACGTTAAATATTGATGGGACGATTCTTGTTACTAATCCCCCGGCGGAACGATTTTTACAAGCATGGTATTACGATCAAGGAATGAATGTCGAAAAAGGGGAAGAGCTGCCTCCAATGGTGCGTGAGCTTTTTCAACAAGTCGTTTCAACACAACGTGAACAAGTGATTGAAATTCAGCTGCAAGGGCGAACATGGGTTGTCATTATGAGTCCTTTAAACAATCATTCAAGTGTAAGAGGTGCTGTTGTCGTTCTTCGAGATATGACAGAAGAAAGACGTTTAGACAAATTGCGGAAAGATTTTATTGCAAATGTATCTCATGAATTAAGGACACCGATTTCAATGTTACAAGGATATAGTGAAGCAATATTAGATGATATTGCAACGAGTGATGAAGAAAGAAAGGAAATTGTTCAAGTTATTTATGATGAATCGCTTCGTATGGGACGGCTTGTTAATGATTTATTAGATTTGGCAAGAATGGAAGCAGGGCATATTTCCTTAGGGGTTGAGAGCATTGAACTGCATCCTTTTATTGAAAAGGTGATGCGGAAATTTCAAAAGCCAGCAAAAGAAAAAAATGTTGAACTACATACAGAATGGCTAAATGAAGTAAAAGAAGCCGTTTTTGATCCAGACCGTATCGAACAAGTATTGACGAATTTAATTGATAATGCCATTAGACATACGAATGCAGGAGGATTTGTCAAATTATCGATTCAAAAAGCGAAAAATGGCTTAAAATTAGATGTTCAAGACAGTGGAAGCGGTATTAGTGAGGAAGATTTACCTTTTGTTTTTGAGCGCTTTTATAAAGCGGATAAAGCACGGACTAGAGGAAGATCCGGTACAGGATTAGGACTTGCCATTGCCAAACATATTGTGGATGCACACAATGGCTCGATCCGCGTTCATAGTAAAGTAAATGAAGGAACGACATTTAGCATTTATTTGCCTCAAAAATCATAA
- a CDS encoding cob(I)alamin adenosyltransferase (product_source=KO:K00798; cath_funfam=1.20.1200.10; cog=COG2096; ko=KO:K00798; pfam=PF01923; superfamily=89028; tigrfam=TIGR00636) → MNLYTRSGDKGKTSIIGGRVDKDDLRVQAYGTIDEVNAFIGQAMTKLTGKDFQDIYLELEKIQHELFDCGSDLAVVYEKQKGEFKTTEEMVLFLEERIDQYVKEAPPLQRFILPGGTEAASLIHIARTIARRAERLIVSLQKEAKIHEVVLKYMNRLSDYLFAVARVINFRSGKKDIEYERSAIVFRSKNQ, encoded by the coding sequence TTGAACTTGTATACAAGAAGCGGCGATAAAGGAAAGACAAGCATCATTGGTGGTAGAGTTGATAAAGACGATTTGCGAGTGCAAGCATATGGAACAATAGATGAAGTAAATGCCTTTATTGGACAAGCTATGACGAAGTTAACTGGAAAGGACTTTCAAGATATTTATCTTGAGCTTGAAAAAATTCAACATGAGCTTTTTGATTGTGGCAGCGACTTAGCGGTCGTATACGAAAAGCAAAAAGGGGAGTTTAAAACAACAGAGGAGATGGTCCTCTTTTTAGAAGAGCGAATCGACCAATATGTTAAGGAAGCTCCGCCGTTACAACGATTTATATTACCGGGTGGTACAGAGGCCGCTAGTTTGATTCATATTGCTCGCACAATTGCCAGAAGAGCAGAACGTTTAATCGTATCACTGCAGAAAGAAGCTAAAATTCATGAAGTAGTCTTAAAGTATATGAATCGTTTGTCTGACTATTTATTTGCTGTTGCAAGAGTGATTAATTTTCGTTCAGGAAAAAAAGATATTGAATATGAAAGAAGTGCAATTGTCTTTCGATCAAAAAATCAATAA
- a CDS encoding murein DD-endopeptidase MepM/ murein hydrolase activator NlpD (product_source=COG0739; cath_funfam=2.70.70.10,3.10.350.10; cog=COG0739; pfam=PF01476,PF01551; smart=SM00257; superfamily=51230,54106; transmembrane_helix_parts=Inside_1_12,TMhelix_13_30,Outside_31_227): MIIDLLKRVRIDLIMGLCIGLIFLGGLHTNAKMNIQEQTKDWVKPVEGILSDKFGTRNGKHKGIDIAAKEGEKVKSVDNGNVKKSYFSHSYGHVIFIEHPSGIETVYAHLRERHVQEGEKVKKGQVIGIVGSTGMSTGTHLHFEAHQGNWTVDKQNAFDPLLAFSIKDYTDEKEIEVSNKVEVVTVKKGDTLWGISQKYHVSVELIKKWNQLQSDFIYPNQELVLHS; encoded by the coding sequence ATGATCATTGATCTATTAAAAAGAGTAAGGATTGACCTCATAATGGGTCTTTGTATAGGACTTATTTTTCTAGGAGGTTTACATACAAATGCAAAAATGAATATTCAAGAGCAAACAAAAGATTGGGTTAAGCCAGTAGAGGGAATTTTATCTGATAAATTTGGGACAAGAAATGGAAAACATAAAGGAATTGATATTGCAGCGAAAGAAGGTGAAAAGGTAAAATCTGTAGATAATGGAAATGTAAAAAAATCTTATTTTTCTCATTCCTATGGACATGTCATTTTTATTGAACATCCATCTGGAATTGAAACCGTTTATGCTCATTTACGTGAACGTCATGTTCAAGAAGGAGAAAAAGTAAAAAAGGGACAAGTAATTGGTATTGTTGGAAGTACTGGAATGTCAACGGGCACCCATCTTCATTTCGAAGCTCATCAGGGGAATTGGACGGTTGATAAACAAAATGCATTTGATCCGCTTTTAGCGTTTTCAATCAAGGACTATACGGATGAAAAAGAAATAGAAGTTTCAAACAAAGTAGAAGTTGTCACAGTTAAAAAAGGAGATACATTGTGGGGAATTTCTCAAAAATATCACGTTTCTGTTGAGTTGATTAAAAAGTGGAATCAGCTTCAATCAGATTTCATCTATCCTAATCAAGAGCTTGTGCTTCATTCGTAA
- a CDS encoding D-3-phosphoglycerate dehydrogenase (product_source=KO:K00058; cath_funfam=3.30.1330.90,3.40.50.720; cog=COG0111; ko=KO:K00058; pfam=PF00389,PF01842,PF02826; superfamily=143548,51735,55021; tigrfam=TIGR01327), with protein sequence MFHVLVADSISSVGLAPILESEDITVVQKKVDEVEDLTVFDAILVRSATKVTEDLIKQMPNLKIIGRAGVGVDNIDVEAATRHGVVVINAPNGNTVSTAEHTFAMMMALLRHIPQANASVKSGEWKRSQYLGTELYNKQLGIIGLGRIGSEIAKRAKAFGMNVLVFDPFLTKERAKKIGVNSCTLDELLQEADIITVHTPLTKETKGLLGRDNLAKTKQGVYLLNCARGGIIDEEALVEYLENGHVKGVALDVFEVEPPKNNKLLTYDQVIVTPHLGASTKEAQLSVASQVAEEVLKFLNGKPVSSSINLPTLTKEVYEKIQPFYKMAKKIGKLASQCMKEPVSDIEIVYEGSVSELETSFITKSFLSGFLSERIASTVNEVNAGIIAGERGINYSEKIATNRSGYENCISILVDGESSSFRVKATYIPHYGERIIEINGYDIDFYPTGELLYIQHIDKPGVIGRVGNKLGEHQINIATMQVGRKEAGGEAIMMLSLDKPLEQALIDDLLTMDDIVFVRNIHL encoded by the coding sequence ATGTTTCATGTTCTAGTTGCCGATTCCATTAGTTCAGTCGGATTAGCACCAATTTTAGAATCAGAAGATATTACAGTTGTTCAAAAAAAGGTAGATGAAGTAGAAGATTTAACAGTATTTGATGCCATTTTAGTGCGCAGTGCAACAAAAGTGACGGAAGATTTAATTAAGCAAATGCCAAATTTAAAAATAATCGGAAGAGCAGGTGTTGGTGTTGATAATATTGACGTAGAAGCTGCCACAAGGCATGGAGTAGTCGTCATAAATGCTCCAAATGGTAATACAGTTTCCACAGCTGAACACACCTTTGCGATGATGATGGCGTTATTAAGACATATACCTCAAGCAAATGCTTCAGTTAAATCAGGGGAATGGAAACGTTCTCAATATCTTGGAACTGAGCTTTATAACAAGCAGCTTGGAATTATTGGTTTAGGCAGAATTGGTAGTGAAATTGCCAAGCGTGCTAAAGCCTTTGGGATGAATGTGCTCGTTTTTGATCCATTTTTAACAAAAGAACGAGCAAAAAAAATAGGTGTTAACAGCTGTACGTTAGATGAACTCCTTCAAGAAGCGGACATTATTACTGTTCATACACCATTAACAAAAGAAACGAAAGGACTATTAGGAAGAGACAATTTAGCAAAGACGAAACAAGGGGTTTATTTATTAAATTGTGCCCGCGGTGGAATTATTGATGAAGAAGCGTTAGTGGAATATTTAGAAAATGGCCATGTAAAAGGAGTTGCATTAGACGTATTTGAGGTGGAACCTCCAAAAAATAATAAACTTCTTACATATGATCAAGTGATTGTTACACCACACCTTGGAGCTTCAACAAAAGAAGCGCAGCTAAGCGTGGCATCACAAGTTGCAGAAGAAGTGTTAAAGTTCTTAAATGGAAAACCAGTATCTTCTTCTATTAATTTACCGACATTAACGAAAGAAGTTTATGAAAAAATTCAACCGTTTTATAAAATGGCCAAAAAAATTGGCAAATTAGCTTCTCAATGTATGAAAGAACCTGTTTCTGATATTGAAATTGTGTATGAAGGGTCCGTTAGTGAGCTTGAAACATCCTTTATTACAAAAAGCTTTTTATCTGGCTTTTTAAGTGAACGGATTGCCTCTACCGTCAATGAAGTCAATGCTGGTATTATTGCTGGTGAACGAGGCATTAACTATAGTGAAAAAATTGCGACAAACCGCTCAGGTTATGAAAATTGTATTAGCATCTTGGTTGATGGGGAAAGCAGTTCATTTCGTGTAAAAGCTACTTATATTCCTCACTACGGTGAAAGAATTATTGAAATAAATGGATATGACATTGATTTTTACCCTACTGGCGAACTGTTATATATTCAACATATTGATAAACCAGGTGTGATCGGGCGTGTTGGAAATAAATTAGGCGAACATCAAATCAATATTGCTACGATGCAAGTTGGTCGAAAAGAAGCAGGTGGAGAAGCGATAATGATGCTTTCTTTAGATAAGCCCCTTGAACAAGCATTAATTGATGATTTATTAACAATGGATGATATCGTTTTTGTTCGCAATATTCATCTATAA
- a CDS encoding inorganic pyrophosphatase (product_source=KO:K01507; cath_funfam=3.90.80.10; cog=COG0221; ko=KO:K01507; pfam=PF00719; superfamily=50324) codes for MAKIVEAFIEIPTGSQNKYEFDKEKGVFKLDRVLFSPMFYPAEYGYLEKTLALDGDPLDILVLVTNPTFPGCVIDTRVIGYLNMVDSGEKDEKLIGVPVEDPRFDEIQSIEDLPEHKLKEIAHFFERYKDLQGKKTEIGTWEGPEAAAKLIDECIARYNENK; via the coding sequence ATGGCAAAAATTGTAGAAGCATTTATCGAAATCCCAACAGGCAGCCAAAACAAATATGAGTTTGATAAGGAAAAAGGCGTATTTAAGCTAGACCGCGTTTTATTTTCACCTATGTTTTACCCAGCTGAATATGGATACTTAGAAAAGACCCTTGCATTAGATGGTGATCCCCTAGACATTCTTGTATTAGTCACAAATCCTACTTTCCCAGGATGCGTTATCGATACACGTGTCATTGGATATTTAAACATGGTTGATAGTGGTGAAAAAGACGAAAAGTTAATTGGTGTACCAGTAGAAGATCCACGCTTTGATGAAATTCAATCAATTGAAGATTTGCCAGAACATAAATTAAAAGAGATTGCTCACTTCTTCGAGCGCTATAAAGACTTACAAGGAAAGAAAACAGAAATTGGCACTTGGGAAGGTCCTGAAGCTGCTGCTAAATTAATTGATGAATGTATAGCTCGTTACAATGAAAATAAATAA
- a CDS encoding ferredoxin (product_source=KO:K05337; cath_funfam=3.30.70.20; cog=COG1141; ko=KO:K05337; pfam=PF13370; superfamily=54862), which yields MPKYTIVDKETCIACGACGAAAPDIYDYDDEGIAYVTLDDNKGIAEVPEILEEDMMDAFEGCPTDSIKVADEPFDGDPLKFE from the coding sequence ATGCCAAAATATACAATTGTCGACAAAGAAACTTGCATTGCATGTGGAGCATGTGGTGCTGCTGCTCCAGATATTTATGATTATGATGATGAAGGAATTGCCTATGTTACGTTAGATGATAACAAAGGTATTGCAGAGGTTCCTGAAATTTTAGAAGAAGATATGATGGATGCGTTTGAAGGATGTCCAACTGATTCTATAAAAGTTGCAGACGAACCTTTTGACGGAGATCCGCTGAAATTTGAATAA